In Lolium perenne isolate Kyuss_39 unplaced genomic scaffold, Kyuss_2.0 unplaced26, whole genome shotgun sequence, a single genomic region encodes these proteins:
- the LOC127334195 gene encoding L-type lectin-domain containing receptor kinase IX.1, translating to MLARLLYFTGARFRKTAMAALKPCLCSSRTATDLLVLCFLLLHVYVHHATALSFSYDSFSLDDFKPEADAMITAAGRIELLGDEAGGRARGRVLYKQAVQLWDGVTGEAAGFNATFNFSIQSLPNRSSNAGHGMTFFLAPYPADLPQDSYDGCLGLFSESLVPTDGATTLSANASGGAMFLAVEFDTYRDDWDPSSRHIGVDVNNVDSRGNYKILPNDSLVDAGVMSATVSYDSATTRLDVVLSGGTSGASYTLAATVDLRSILPPQVTVGFSAATGDVFGSKHTVLSCSFQSTLPTRNDTSLPSTSSTKKGTVQLIHGVAAAAAVLVLLLVVAVGVLLRRASRRNERSEEKDMFAGDMTPDSLDMDKDDDFGSSTGPRPIPYADLAAATSNFSEDGKLGQGGSGSVYRGHMKQLGGRDVAIKVFLRGASTEGRKEYRSEVTIISRLRHRNLVQLIGWCHGRRRLLLVYELVHNGSLDGYLYSKQETALTWQVRYQIIVGLASAVLYLHQEWDQCVVHGDIKPSNIMLDESFNAKLGDFGLARLIDHGVSLQTMTAMAGTPGYLDPECIITGKASTESDVYSFGITLLEIACGRRPMAPPSAGAKDSQVFRLLEWAWDLYGRGAALDAADARLGGAFDQWEMERVVAVGLWSAHPDPKMRPAIRQAADALQSRKFRMPVLPPKMPVAVYLQPFGASSMEYGDTTTTVGSGVTMQYSSTATQSSNSSVPAAVGEQLSPRV from the exons ATGTTAGCACGACTGCTGTATTTTACCGGTGCAAGATTCAGAAAAACAGCAATGGCTGCTCTGAAGCCATGCTTGTGCTCGAGTAGAACAGCGACTGATCTACTCGTCTTGTGCTTCTTGCTCCTCCATGTTTACGTTCATCATGCGACCGCTCTCTCCTTCAGTTACGATTCATTCAGCCTCGACGATTTCAAGCCAGAGGCCGACGCGATGATCACCGCCGCCGGCAGGATCGAGCTCCTCGGCGACGAGGCAGGCGGTCGGGCAAGAGGCCGCGTGCTGTACAAGCAGGCAGTGCAGCTCTGGGACGGCGTCACGGGCGAGGCTGCCGGCTTCAACGCCACCTTCAACTTCAGCATCCAGTCTCTGCCCAACCGGAGCAGCAACGCCGGACACGGCATGACGTTCTTCCTCGCGCCGTACCCGGCTGACCTGCCGCAGGACTCCTACGACGGTTGCCTCGGGCTCTTCAGCGAGAGCCTGgtgcccacagacggcgccacgaCGCTTTCCGCCAATGCGTCCGGTGGCGCCATGTTCCTCGCCGTGGAGTTCGACACCTACCGTGACGACTGGGATCCGAGCAGCCGGCACATCGGCGTAGACGTGAACAACGTCGACTCACGCGGAAACTACAAGATCTTGCCAAACGACAGCCTCGTCGACGCCGGCGTGATGTCTGCGACGGTGAGCTACGATAGCGCGACGACGAGGCTGGACGTCGTCCTCAGCGGCGGCACCAGTGGCGCCAGTTACACCCTTGCTGCCACCGTCGACTTGCGAAGCATTCTGCCACCGCAGGTGACGGTAGGCTTCTCGGCAGCCACCGGCGACGTTTTCGGGAGCAAACACACGGTGCTCTCGTGCTCCTTCCAGTCCACGCTCCCGACCAGGAACGACACGTCCCTCCCATCCACTTCCTCAACCAAGAAAGGCACCGTACAACTCATTCACGgggtggccgccgccgccgccgtgctggTGCTCCTGCTCGTCGTGGCCGTCGGGGTGCTGCTCCGCCGCGCGAGCAGGAGAAACGAGCGATCAGAGGAGAAAGACATGTTCGCCGGAGATATGACCCCGGACTCCCTCGACATGGACAAAGACGATGATTTCGGTTCCAGCACGGGACCCCGGCCCATCCCGTACGCCGACCTAGCGGCGGCGACAAGTAACTTCTCGGAGGATGGGAAGCTGGGACAGGGCGGGTCTGGGTCGGTGTACCGGGGCCACATGAAACAACTCGGTGGCCGAGACGTCGCCATTAAGGTCTTCTTGAGGGGGGCGTCCACAGAAGGGAGGAAGGAGTACAGGTCCGAGGTCACGATCATAAGCAGACTGCGGCACCGGAATCTCGTGCAGCTAATCGGTTGGTGCCATGGCCGCAGGAGGCTGCTGCTGGTCTACGAGCTCGTGCACAACGGCAGCCTCGATGGGTACCTCTACAGCAAACAGGAGACGGCTCTGACTTGGCAAGTTAG ATACCAGATAATTGTTGGGTTAGCATCAGCGGTGCTGTACCTCCACCAAGAATGGGACCAGTGCGTCGTCCACGGCGACATCAAGCCAAGCAACATCATGCTGGACGAGTCCTTCAACGCCAAGCTCGGGGACTTCGGTCTTGCTCGGCTCATCGACCACGGCGTGAGCCTTCAGACGATGACGGCCATGGCGGGCACCCCGGGCTACCTCGACCCGGAGTGCATCATCACCGGCAAGGCCTCCACCGAGTCCGACGTGTACAGCTTCGGCATCACGCTGCTGGAGATAGCGTGCGGCCGGCGGCCAATGGCGCCGCCCAGCGCCGGCGCCAAGGACAGCCAGGTGTTCCGGCTGCTGGAGTGGGCGTGGGACCTCTACGGCAGGGGCGCCGCGCTCGACGCCGCTGACGCGCGTCTCGGCGGCGCGTTCGATCAGTGGGAGATGGAGCGGGTGGTGGCCGTCGGGCTGTGGTCAGCGCACCCCGACCCGAAGATGAGGCCGGCGATCAGGCAGGCCGCCGACGCGCTGCAGTCGAGGAAGTTCAGGATGCCGGTGTTGCCGCCCAAGATGCCGGTGGCCGTGTACCTGCAGCCTTTCGGAGCTTCCAGCATGGAGTAtggcgacaccaccaccaccgtcggGTCGGGAGTAACCATGCAGTACTCGTCGACTGCGACGCAGTCGTCGAATTCTAGCGTGCCAGCGGCTGTCGGTGAGCAGCTGAGCCCAAGAGTATAG